A segment of the Acidimicrobiia bacterium genome:
ATTCAGCGAAGCCCTCGACTACCACTCACGGGGCCGGCCGGGCAAGATCGAAGTCCGCCCGACGAAACCAACGGCCACTCAAGCCGACCTGAGCCTCGCCTATACCCCGGGCGTAGCGGAGCCCTGCCTGGCGATCCATGAGGACCCGGCCAACGCGTTCGAGTACACGAACAAAGGCAACCTGGTGGCCGTCGTCAGCAACGGGTCGGCCGTACTGGGTCTCGGGAACATCGGCCCGCTGGCCGGCAAGCCGGTGATGGAAGGCAAGGGCGTCCTGTTCAAGCGATTCGCCGACATCGACGTGTTCGACCTGGAGATCGCGGCCGAGGATCCCGACGACATCGTGCGATTCTGCGAGATGCTCGAACCGACGGTCGGAGGTATCAACCTCGAAGACATCAAGGCCCCCGAGTGCTTCTACATCGAAGAGACCCTGCGTGAGCGCCTCGACATCCCGGTGTTCCATGATGACCAGCACGGCACGGCGATCATCGCCGGAGCCGGGTTCCTCAACGCCCTCGACATCACCGGACGCTCGATCGAGGAGACCACGGTCGTTTTCAACGGGGCCGGCGCGGCCGGAATCGCCTGTGCTCGATTCTTCAAGGAACTCGGCGTCAAACACGAGAACATACTCCTGTGCGACTCGCGGGGGGTCGTATACCAGGGCCGCGACGAGAAACCCACCAAAGAGAAGGCCGAGTTCGCCCAGGTCACCGACAAGCGGACCTTGGCGGATGCCCTGGCAGGTGCAGACACCTTCGTCGGAGTGTCGGTCGCAGATGCCGTGACACAAGACATGGTGCGGTCGATGGCCGACCAGCCGATCATCTTCGCCCTGGCCAACCCGAACCCGGAAATCACCTACGACGCGGCCAGGGAAGCACGGCCGGATGCCATCGTCGCGACCGGACGAAGCGACTTCCCGAATCAGGTCAACAACGTGCTCGGATTCCCGTTCATCTTTCGCGGGGCGCTCGACGTACGCGCCTCGGGGGTATCGGAGAAGATGAAGGTCGCCGCCGCGCATGCCTTGGCCGACCTGGCCAGAGAACCGGTGAGCGAGGTCGTCCTCAAGGCGTACAGCCTCGATCACCTCACGTTCGGTCCGGACTACATCATTCCCAAACCGTTCGACCCGCGCGTTCTCTGGTATGTGGCGCCGGCGGTGGCTGCAACTGCCTGTGAGGAAGGACTCGCCAAGGCGCCGTGCGAAGACATGGAACAGTACGCCGAGGAGTTGCGTTCCAAGTTCCAATCCACCTACGGCCTGATGCAAACGATCACGGTCAAGGCGAAAGAACGCGCGATGCGAGTCGTCTACCCCCAGGGTGCCGACCCTCGCATCATTCGGGCGGCCCGCCGGGTCGCCGATGACGGCATAGCCACACCCACGATCCTGGGGAACCTGGTTGCCATCGAGAAAACCGCCGCCGAGTTGGAGATTCCGCTCGAAGGGATCGACTTGCTCGACCCGCGCAGCGCGGATGAGCACCGCGCCCGTTACGCGCAGCGCCTCTTCGAAACACGACAACGGAAGGGCATGGCGCTGGACGACGCTACCAAAGCGATCTTCGAGCCCAACCTCTTCGCGGCGATGATGCTCAAGATGGACGATTCCGACGCGATGCTCGGGGGTCTGACTACCTACTACGCGGACACGCTCCGCCCGGCGCTCCAGGTGCTGCCGCTGGAACACGGCCGCAGCATCGTCAGCGCGCTCTACATCGTCATGATCAAAGGCAGGCCGTACTTCTTCGCGGATTGCGCCGTGAACATCCACCCGACGGCCGAGCAACTCGCCGAGATC
Coding sequences within it:
- a CDS encoding NADP-dependent malic enzyme — translated: MSDGKGFSEALDYHSRGRPGKIEVRPTKPTATQADLSLAYTPGVAEPCLAIHEDPANAFEYTNKGNLVAVVSNGSAVLGLGNIGPLAGKPVMEGKGVLFKRFADIDVFDLEIAAEDPDDIVRFCEMLEPTVGGINLEDIKAPECFYIEETLRERLDIPVFHDDQHGTAIIAGAGFLNALDITGRSIEETTVVFNGAGAAGIACARFFKELGVKHENILLCDSRGVVYQGRDEKPTKEKAEFAQVTDKRTLADALAGADTFVGVSVADAVTQDMVRSMADQPIIFALANPNPEITYDAAREARPDAIVATGRSDFPNQVNNVLGFPFIFRGALDVRASGVSEKMKVAAAHALADLAREPVSEVVLKAYSLDHLTFGPDYIIPKPFDPRVLWYVAPAVAATACEEGLAKAPCEDMEQYAEELRSKFQSTYGLMQTITVKAKERAMRVVYPQGADPRIIRAARRVADDGIATPTILGNLVAIEKTAAELEIPLEGIDLLDPRSADEHRARYAQRLFETRQRKGMALDDATKAIFEPNLFAAMMLKMDDSDAMLGGLTTYYADTLRPALQVLPLEHGRSIVSALYIVMIKGRPYFFADCAVNIHPTAEQLAEIALSAAATALHDFDVSPRVAMVSYSNFGSAGGEEPERVRKAVRICNEKAPDLPLDGEMHADTAVRADLLARRHPFNKLGGPANVLVFPDLAAANAAYQLLHHLADAQVIGPILTGVSKSVHVVQRDAEVGDIVNLTAIAVLDAQRKSRNSALAAEIERSF